The stretch of DNA CGGGAAAAATCGTCAGCGAGGAAAATAAAAAAATAGATTATGATTATGAATATTATTGGTCTTTTGGCGACACAAATCATCCGATATTTCAGAAACCAATAGCATATGAGGATGTTTATGCAGCACAACTGGAACATCAAGGCAATTGGAGCACAAAACCGATTATCACCAGTGCCTGGCATGAAGCGAATCCCGATAATTTACAGATAATCGGGCATGTTCAATTGCCCAATGCGCTGTATATAGTTGCCAATACCAGCAACGTTGCTCGCAATTTGAAGTATTCTTTTGAATGCGACTTGTATCCAAAGGATACCTTGTTGCGCGTCTTCGTGCTTCGCCTGCGTCCGGGATCCAGTCACCAATCGTCATGGAGCGATTGGCAAATGTTGGACGAGCCTCTTCGTTCGATTGACGGCATCGTTTCGTGGGAAAGAGAAGGAAAGCTATTCTCGCATGAAATCATGCTGATTAAACTTGAGCCGATGGGGAAGAAGGAGAAATAAAAATGAAGACATTCTTCTTATTCCTGTCATTTCTTCTTCTTTTTCTTAATGCTTGCGAAAATGGTGATTCTGATGATGAGGATATGGTAAATGGTTCGCCTGATGATGACAACGACGATGACTCAAACACTGGCGATGACGATACGGAAATACCAGAGATGGACTTATCGCAATTAAACATCTCAATATTCGCAGAATATTCCGCTTCGGACGATGATACGAGTATGAATGATAAGAATGGCAAGGATTATAAATTATCAATATTGCTATATAATGGTATTTCATGGAGTTCATTAATTAGTGCTGATCGAATTCAAATAAGTGGATTTTGGGGGCTGAGTCCGGATAGTGTTTGGGCAGGCGGATTCTTTTGGGGAGGAGAAAATAACAAACCGCTCGTAATTCACAATGATCATGGCAATTGGGAAATGGAAAAAATACCGGGTTATCCCGATTGTGAGATTCGGGGGATCGGCGGTTCCGGTGACGACAATATCTATCTTGTCGGGCTGAATGATAATATAACTTACTTGATTCTTCACTATGATGGAATCGAATGGTCCTTGGAGCGTTCCAGTTCTTTTGGCGCTTCGTTCGATGCGGTTTGGGTAAGCGAAACGGGCGATGTGTTTGCCGTCGGCACCGCGGGCAGTTATAATAATATGAATTATCAGCCGCTCATCACCCATTTCGACGGTCAGCAATGGACCGATACCATCTTGCCGGTTCCCGGCATGGATTGTTGGTTGACGGATGTTTGGGGCGCCTCGGCCGATTCGGTGTACGCGGTCGGGTTTTGTTATTTTGGTGAATTTATCCACCGAATGCCGCTATTTATCCATTTTGATGGCTCCACCTGGGCCAACATTCCCACCGGCATCGATCCCTTTGCGCAAATGACATTCGATGACATGGACGGGTATTCTGATAAGGAAATATATATTGCCGGGAAAACTTGGAATTATTCATCAAGAGACAGAGGCATTCTTTATCTTTACGATGGTAATTCATTGATAGATTTAAAAATGCCCATTTATAATAATGGTGGATATCCCTATATCGTCGGCCTTTGGGTGGCCGATACGGGCATGGTGTTTGTTTCCGGCCCAACTCCCTATCCGGGTGGTCCTCTTCGGCCGAGAATCCTTCTTTATGAGAACCAACAATGGTCTGCAATAAGTGCCTTTTATAATATTTATACTATTTATGGTTTTCTCAAATAGAAAATAAATACGCAATTAACCGGTCTCTCCCGCTAGTGACGTTTACGTCGTCGGCCAATACAAGGGTGTCATGCACTACGATGGTGAGAAGTGGAAAAGGATTCCCGGGCCGTACCTGTGGAAGATTTACGGTTTTGCTGACCAGGGCACCGCGGGCGACATGATCGGCGAGGAAGAGTAATAAAAACGACGCATCGGCGAGAGAATCCATCCCCTTTGATCCATATCAGCTAATCATTACCGGACGGGAAAGTTATTCGCGCGGGGTTTCGCTTTCGATTTCCTTCAGGGAGAGGCCTTCGCGCGCCAGCGCCAGCAGGCCCGCTAGGGTTTGCGGCAGGTAGTTGGCCAGGTGGATGACGATCGCCGCGCCCAGGGCCTGGTCCCACGAAACGCCGGCGGTCAGCACGATGGCCGTCGCGGCGAGGAAGTGATAGGTGCCGACGTAGCCGGGACTGGCCGGGATCGAGACCGCCAGGGCCATGCTCATGATGACGAAGATGGCGTCGGTCGCGCCGGCGGGAATGCCGCAGGCCAGCAGGCCGACGTAGACCGAATAGATGCTGATGATCCAGAGCGCCGCCGAAAGAAAAAGAATCCAGACGACCTCGAACGGGTCGGTGGTCTGGGTCAGGCCTTGGATGAAATTTTGCAGGCCGGTCAGGATTTTCTCGCGCCAGGCCGCCGGGAAGGGCCTCAGAAATAAGCCGGCTACCCGCAGGGCGAGCGCGGTCCGCCACTTGAGCAGCACGATGGCCGCCAGCACGACGCCGACGAAAACCGCCAGGTTCACCGCGATGCCCCGCTGGCTGATGGTATAACCGAACTGCTGCCGCACCGCCGCGATCAGCTTGTCCATCGGCCCGGCGAAGTCCCACAAAAACAGGCTGCCGATGAACAGCACCAACAGCGTGATTGTGTCGTAAATCCGCTCGACCACCACCGTGCCGAACGCCGTGCCGAACCCGATGCCCGTCTTGCGGCTGGCGCTGATCGACCGCGCGATTTCCCCCAGCCGGGCCGGCAGCAGGTTGTTCACCGCGAAGCCGATGCAGGTCGACCAGCCCAGCACCAGCCACGAAACGCGCTTCACCGGCTTGAGAAACAGCGCCCAACGATGGCCGCGGATGAAGAGCATCGCCAGCACCTGGGCCATGATGAACGCAATCAGCAGCGGGTCGGCGGCGACGATCGCCTGCCACATTTTGTCGGGATCGATTTTGCGAAACGCGAGCCAGATGAAGAAAACCGACACGGCAAAGCCGAGGTAGACTTTCGGATCGCGCCACAGCCGCCGGTTTATCGCAGCCATGTTTGCGGGGGCTTCTCGTCGAACAGCCGGCGGGTTTTGATGATGTCCTTTTCCATTTCCTCGACCAATTGCGCCGCCGAATCGAACTTGATCTCGTCGCGCAGGCGGTTGACGAAGTAGAGCGCCATTTCCTTGCCGTGTAGGTCGCCGCTGAAGTCGAGCAGGTACGCCTCGATGCGCAGTTCCTCGAGGTTGAAGGTCGGGTTCTTGCCGATGTTCACCGCGGCCGGATGCGGCACGCCGTCCACCACCGCCACCGCCGCGTAGACGCCGATGTGCGGCAGCAATTCCCACTCCGTGCGCAGGTTGGCGGTCGGGAAGCCCAGGCCGCGGCCGCGGCCGTCGCCGGGCACGATCTCGCCGCGCAGGTGGAACGGCCGGCCGAGCAGCTTTTCGACCTTTTGCACCTCGCCGGCGGCCACCAGGCGGCGGATGCGGCTGGAACTGATCGGCTTGCCGTCTTCCTCCTCGGGCGGCAGTTGGTGCACCAGGAAGCCGTATTTTTGCCCCAGCCGCTTGAGGTGCAGGGCGTCGCCGTCGCGGCCGCGCCCGAAGGAAAAGTCGTAGCCGATGTAAAGCATCTTGACGGTCAGCAATTCCACCAGGACGGCGCGCACCCATTCGTCGGCGGGGGTCTGGGCCAGTTCGGGGGTGAAGCGGACCGTCAGCAGCACGTCGATGCCGTAGCGGTCGAAGAGACGAGCCCGTTCGGCGAACGGCATGATCATTTCGAGATTTTTCTGCGGGTACAGCACCTTGATGGGGTGCGGCTCGAAGGTCAGCGCGACGGCGGGCAGGTGCTGCTTATCGGCGGCGGCGCGGAGCTGCGCCAGGATGTACTGATGGCCGCGGTGCACGCCGTCGAAATTGCCGATGGTCAGCAAGGTCGGCCCAAGCGCGCCGGGCGCGAGTTCTTCCAAACGGTACTGTTTCATTCTTCCGCCACGATCCGGTGAACGAGCGGCGCCGGGGCCGGCGGCATGTCGCCGACGGTGAACACGCCGGCGAGCCGGCGCCGGCCGGCTTCCAGGCGGTTTTCGTCGCCGGCGCGCAGGAAGCAAAGCGGCTCGCCCGCCTCGACCCGGTCGCCCAATTGTTTGTTGACGGTGATCCCGGCGCCGAAGTCGATTTTGTCCTCGGCGCGCTCGCGGCCCGCGCCCAGCAACATCGCGGCGTAACCCACCTCGGTGGTGGCGACCGCCGTCAGGTAACCGGAGCGGGTAGCGACGAACGGTTTTTCCAACGGCGCGCGCGCCAGCCGTTCGGGATGTTCGATGACGCGCGTGTCGCCGCCTTGCGCCGCCACCATGGTGACGAACCGGGCCAAGGCCTGCCCGTTTTCCAGGTAGCCGCGCAAGCGCGCCGTGGCGCGTTCGGCGTTCTTCTCGACGCCGCCGGCGGCCAGCAGGTGCGCGCCCAGCGCCAGGGTGACATCCAGCAAACGCCGGTCGCCCCGGCCCTGCAAAATTTCAATGGATTCGGCGACCTCGTTGGCGTTGCCGATCTCGCGGCCGAGCGGCTGATTCATGTCGGTCAGCACGGCGCGGACCGGCTTGCCCATCTGGACGCCGACGCGCACCAACGAGCGGGCCAGTTTTTCGGCCAGTTCCAGCGTCGGCATGAACGCGCCCGAACCGACTTTCACGTCGAGCACCAGGGCGTCGAGGCCAGCGGCCAGTTTCTTGGACATGATGCTCGCGGTGATCAGGTCGATGCTTTCCACTGTGCCGGTCACGTCGCGCAGCGCGTACCACTTGCGGTCGGCCGGGCACAGTTCGCCGGTCTGGCCGATGATGGCGCAGCCGACGCGTTCGACCACGTCGAGAAAATCGGCGAGCGGCAAGAACGGGTTGTAGCCGGGAATCGCCTCGAGCTTGTCGATGGTGCCGCCGGTGTGGCCCAGGCCGCGGCCGGCGATCATCGGCACGTACAGCCCGGCGCAAGCGGCCAGCGGGGCCAGGATCAGGCTCACCTTGTCGCCGACGCCGCCGGTCGAATGCTTGTCCACCTTGGTCCCGGCGAGCCGCGACAGGTCCAGAACGACGCCGGAATTCATGAACGCGCGGGTCAGCCAGCCGACCTCGTCGGGGCTCAGGCCGCGCAGAAAAATCGCCATCAGCAAGGCGCCGAGCTGGTAATCCGCCGCCTCGCCGCGCAGGTTGGCGGCGACGAACCACTCGATCTCCGCCGCCGTCAAAGGCAGACCTTCGCGTTTTTTGCGAATGATGTCGACCGCGCGCATGGCACCTCCCGGAAAGCAAAAACAGCTTAGTAATCCGCGCGTTTTTCGTCAACGTGTTTGTCGCGCCCCGGTGGTTTGCATTGCCCGCGGCGATCCTGCTAGTGTGAATCCGCTGACGAAAAGGGAGGAGATCATGCGGCGCTGGTTGTTCGTTTGTTTCCTGTTGCTGGCGATTCCGGCCTGGGCGGCGGATTATCTGCCCGACGGCGGCGTCGACCGGTCGGCCTTCGTCCGGTTCGCCGATTTCGGCACGCCCAACGATTACAATCCGCAACTGGACGTGTATTTTCCGCCGGCGCCCGAGAACTACTTTCTGTGGGGCGATCGCGACGCGAACCAGTTCATCCGCTATGAAAAACCCGATCGGTTCTACTGGGTGACCCAGCCGCGCCAGCCGGCGTCGTTCACCAACGCGCGGGTGCTGTCGAGCTTTTACTCGGCCAAGGTGCGCATTCGCGTGCTGCCCACGCCGGCCGCCGGCGCGGTGATCGCCGTCCGTTACAAGGACAACCTGTTGCAGCCGACCTCGCTGGAGGTGCTGGGCAAGAACGACGAATTCCAATTGCTGGGCCGGTTCGGCGGCCAGTTCGACCATCAATGGAAGGTGGCGAAGTTTCCGTTCGACACCCGGCGCGGCAAGGACGACAAGGGCACCTACGTCATCCGGATCGGTCGCGGCGATTACGGCGATCTGCGCGGCGACCTACCGATCGACTGGGTCGGTCTGGCCATGAAAGACTTCAACGCGCCGCCGTCGACTCCCGGATTCTGGCCGGCCAAGCTGCCGAGCAAGTTCGCCGATCTCGGGCGGACGCAGGAATACATACCGGGCGCGGGGCCGAAGTTCCTCGCCGGCATCCTGGTCAAGGGCATGCGCAAGGATTCGTGGCATTACTACGCTCAGAACCACGTCAACGCGCTGATCTTCCAGGGTTGGGAAACCGCCTGGCGCCGCCTGTGGGAAGGCTATTCCGACGGGCTGTACAACGACCGTATCCGCTACGGGTTCCCGGATTGGAACGAGGCCTGCGCCGAGAACAAGCTGCTGTGCACCAGCCAGTTCTTCACCGACACCCGCAGCTACTGGATCGAGCGCCAGTACCACGGCGAGGAAGCGGCGCTGGATACGATGTACGAGATCATGAAATTCAATAAAAACGCCGCCGGCAACCTATGCTGGTATTTGAAGGATGAGGCCGATCACAACGATCCGACCTGGGGTTCGCCGCCGGAATTCGTGCTGCAGCTCTACAACCTGCAGAAGAAGGCCGATCCCGACCGCGCGGCGGCGGTGCTGTTCCAGGGCTGGCGGCCCGGCGGATTCGCGATGTACGACGGCGCGTTCGACATCGCCGCGTTCGACGTCTACCCGCTGGGCTCGGGGCGGCAGGTCACCGAGATATCCGAACGCATCGAGCGGATGCGCTCCGAGGTCGGGCCCACCAAGGCGCTCTGGGCGGTGGTCGAGGCGCACGAGGGCGAGCACGTGAAGAAGTTCGGCCGTCAGCTCACGCAGGCCGAGGTGCTCGCGCAAGGCTATCTATGTCTGGCGCACGACATTCAGGGCGTTTTTTATTACATCGACAACGAGGCGGCCTACATCGACGTCGACAAGATGCCCGGCCCCTGGGCGGGCATGAAACAGTTCTTCGCCGAAACCAACGGCCCGGGCGGCCTGGCCGGCTGGTTCATCCCCGGCCCCCAGACCGTCGCCCGCACCGGTTTCGAAAACAACGCCGTCGACGCCGACAGCGATGCGATCCACTTCGTTTACAAACGCAAGCCGACCGGCGAACACCTGCTGCTCGCGGTCAACACCCGCAATGTCGAGAAGGAAGGCGTGACGTTCGCGATCAAGGATCTGCCCGCCGGCGCGACGGTGAAGGTCCTGTTCGAAAACCGCTCGCTGCCAGCCGGCGGCGGCAAGCTCATCGATTCGTTCCCGGCTTTCGGGCGGCACGTTTACGTCTGGTAACCGCGCCCGCGCCTCAATTCAAAAACGCCAGCGCATCCGGCCCGTCGACGACGACGCGCTCGTCGATCAGTTCGTGATCGGCGGCGGGGTCGAGCACGTACAGGTAGTCGCTGTTGAAGTCGACCACGTACAACAAGCCCGCCGGGTCGAGCGCGAGACCCGAAATGTACGACAGCTCGGTGGCCGGCACGTGGCGGCGCAGGTCGATGGAATCCAGTTGCGTCCGTTGCGCGCGGTCGACCACCAGCAGCCGGCCGTCCATCCCGTTGCCGAGATAAGCCAGGTCGCCGCCGCCCAGCGCCAGCTCGAACGGCGCGCCGTCGACCGCGATGCGCCCGACGATCTCGTCCGTCGCCGGGTCCACCGCCTCGAGCAGGCCGTTGCCCGCGAAGCCCGCGCCGTTTTCGTAATCGCCCGCCGAGACGAACCAGATCACGCCCGATTCCGCATCGACGGTGGCCCCGATCGGATCGCGGCCTTCGAGTTCGATGAAATCGACGAACTGACCGGTGGCGTGGTCCAGCACCGCGACGACCCCCGGACCGGCCGGCGTCCACTTGGCCGACAGGTTGGAAAGCGCCGCGAAGAGCTTGCCGTCGGCGAAGGCCAGACCGTTGGGCCGCGCCCAGGCTTGTCCCGCGCCGACGTCGCGCGGCAGGTCCGCCGCCGCCAGCGAGACCCGCGCCAGCAGACGGTCGTCGGCCGCGACGCCCACGGACAAATCCAGTTGCAACAGTTCGTCGGTGAGAAACGCCGAGACCCAGGCCGTGCCGTCGTCGGCGAAGGCCAGGTTCATCGGATTGGTGCCGGCGCCGGTGGAGACCTCGCGCCGCACGTTGAGCTCGCGGTCGTACACGACGACCGAGTTCGACAGACTGCACACGGCGTAAAGGTGTTTTTGCCGGTAGACAGCCTGGTTCAGCGCGATGCCGGTCGGCGCCACGTCGGGGAAATAGTCGAACGTCGGCCCCGGTTTCACCTTCAAAACGCCGAAGGTTTCGGAAAGGCCGCCGCCGATCGCCAGGTAATAGGGATAGCCGTTCGCGCCGTCTTCGAAGAGGCCGTCGTCACCGCCGAGAGTCGTTTCGTCGTCGCAGCCGCCGAAAGCCAGCGTCAGCGCCCACACCGCCAGCCACCCGGCGATCCGGGCCGCAAGCCGCCTCCGCCCGCGCATCACGAGCATCCCGCGCCGGAATTGTCCGCGTCGTCGTCGGAGCCGTCGCCGGCGGTATCGTCGTCCTCGTACCAATCGTCGCCGGTGTCGTCGTCGCCGGCGGTATCGTCGTCATCGTCGACGGCCGGATTGGTTTCGTCGATCACGGCCACGGCCTCGACGTCGAACCCGGCCGAGCCGGT from Myxococcales bacterium encodes:
- a CDS encoding flippase-like domain-containing protein, yielding MAAINRRLWRDPKVYLGFAVSVFFIWLAFRKIDPDKMWQAIVAADPLLIAFIMAQVLAMLFIRGHRWALFLKPVKRVSWLVLGWSTCIGFAVNNLLPARLGEIARSISASRKTGIGFGTAFGTVVVERIYDTITLLVLFIGSLFLWDFAGPMDKLIAAVRQQFGYTISQRGIAVNLAVFVGVVLAAIVLLKWRTALALRVAGLFLRPFPAAWREKILTGLQNFIQGLTQTTDPFEVVWILFLSAALWIISIYSVYVGLLACGIPAGATDAIFVIMSMALAVSIPASPGYVGTYHFLAATAIVLTAGVSWDQALGAAIVIHLANYLPQTLAGLLALAREGLSLKEIESETPRE
- a CDS encoding thymidine phosphorylase, with product MRAVDIIRKKREGLPLTAAEIEWFVAANLRGEAADYQLGALLMAIFLRGLSPDEVGWLTRAFMNSGVVLDLSRLAGTKVDKHSTGGVGDKVSLILAPLAACAGLYVPMIAGRGLGHTGGTIDKLEAIPGYNPFLPLADFLDVVERVGCAIIGQTGELCPADRKWYALRDVTGTVESIDLITASIMSKKLAAGLDALVLDVKVGSGAFMPTLELAEKLARSLVRVGVQMGKPVRAVLTDMNQPLGREIGNANEVAESIEILQGRGDRRLLDVTLALGAHLLAAGGVEKNAERATARLRGYLENGQALARFVTMVAAQGGDTRVIEHPERLARAPLEKPFVATRSGYLTAVATTEVGYAAMLLGAGRERAEDKIDFGAGITVNKQLGDRVEAGEPLCFLRAGDENRLEAGRRRLAGVFTVGDMPPAPAPLVHRIVAEE
- a CDS encoding bifunctional riboflavin kinase/FAD synthetase; this translates as MKQYRLEELAPGALGPTLLTIGNFDGVHRGHQYILAQLRAAADKQHLPAVALTFEPHPIKVLYPQKNLEMIMPFAERARLFDRYGIDVLLTVRFTPELAQTPADEWVRAVLVELLTVKMLYIGYDFSFGRGRDGDALHLKRLGQKYGFLVHQLPPEEEDGKPISSSRIRRLVAAGEVQKVEKLLGRPFHLRGEIVPGDGRGRGLGFPTANLRTEWELLPHIGVYAAVAVVDGVPHPAAVNIGKNPTFNLEELRIEAYLLDFSGDLHGKEMALYFVNRLRDEIKFDSAAQLVEEMEKDIIKTRRLFDEKPPQTWLR